A genomic region of Pseudomonas sp. RSB 5.4 contains the following coding sequences:
- a CDS encoding sulfite exporter TauE/SafE family protein — translation MELANFGLVIAGLVVGFIVGMTGVGGGSLMTPILLWFGINPATAVGTDLLYAAITKSSGVLVHKKNDNIDWAITGWLTLGSVPAVAMTLWFLSSLHTAPDAMNAIIKQALGWVLFATALAILFKKRLLEFAHKRAGGNYNPSGARLNVMTVITGLILGTMVALTSIGAGALGTVALFILYPLLPTRRLVGTEIAHAVPLTLVAGLGHASMGNMDWGVLGFLLMGSLPGIWLGSHLTGRISDELLRPCLATMLLLIGYKLAF, via the coding sequence ATGGAATTGGCAAATTTCGGCCTGGTGATTGCCGGGCTGGTGGTAGGTTTTATTGTCGGCATGACCGGTGTCGGCGGTGGTTCCTTGATGACGCCGATCCTGCTGTGGTTCGGCATCAACCCGGCAACAGCGGTGGGCACTGACCTGCTGTATGCAGCCATTACCAAATCCAGTGGCGTGCTGGTGCACAAGAAAAACGACAACATCGACTGGGCCATCACCGGTTGGCTGACCCTCGGCAGCGTGCCAGCGGTGGCAATGACCTTGTGGTTTCTCAGCAGTCTGCACACCGCGCCCGACGCAATGAACGCAATCATCAAACAAGCCTTGGGTTGGGTGCTTTTCGCCACCGCGCTGGCGATTCTGTTCAAGAAGCGCCTCCTCGAATTCGCCCACAAACGCGCTGGCGGCAACTACAACCCGAGCGGCGCGCGCCTGAATGTGATGACGGTGATCACCGGCCTGATCCTCGGCACCATGGTCGCCCTGACTTCAATCGGCGCCGGCGCCTTGGGCACGGTCGCGCTGTTCATCCTCTACCCGCTGTTGCCGACCCGGCGTCTGGTCGGCACCGAAATCGCCCACGCCGTACCGCTGACCCTCGTTGCGGGGCTGGGGCATGCGAGCATGGGCAACATGGATTGGGGCGTGCTGGGCTTCCTGCTGATGGGTTCGCTGCCGGGCATCTGGCTCGGCAGCCACCTGACCGGGCGCATTTCCGATGAATTGCTGCGCCCGTGCCTGGCGACCATGCTGCTGTTGATCGGTTACAAACTGGCGTTCTGA
- a CDS encoding GNAT family N-acetyltransferase translates to MHIDYLCDHPHLIEELAELNFKEWGEFRPGDTLAARTERMRAACGKGAIPSVVVAIEDGRLLGGALLIDSDMKIRPQLTPWLAGVYVKSEERGRGIASQLVNRIVDEAAALGVAELYLYTDAAQSLYARLGWEVVEDLVYEELPVTVMKFNIIHTPV, encoded by the coding sequence ATGCACATCGACTACCTGTGCGATCACCCGCATTTGATTGAGGAACTGGCCGAACTCAATTTCAAGGAATGGGGCGAGTTCCGTCCCGGCGACACCCTTGCAGCCCGCACCGAACGGATGCGCGCCGCCTGCGGCAAAGGTGCAATTCCCAGCGTGGTGGTGGCCATTGAAGACGGCAGATTGCTCGGTGGCGCGCTGTTGATCGACAGCGACATGAAGATCCGTCCCCAACTGACGCCATGGCTGGCGGGCGTCTACGTAAAATCGGAAGAACGCGGGCGCGGGATTGCTTCGCAGCTGGTCAACAGGATCGTCGATGAAGCGGCGGCGTTGGGGGTGGCCGAGTTGTATCTGTACACCGACGCGGCGCAGTCGCTGTATGCGCGGCTGGGATGGGAGGTGGTCGAGGATCTGGTTTACGAAGAACTGCCGGTGACCGTCATGAAATTCAACATCATTCATACCCCAGTGTAG
- a CDS encoding DUF4174 domain-containing protein yields MLIRSLTLTLLLAIAGPLFAADNDSPIAGDMGRARPLIVIAQSTVDPVWVGLKKSLDDPASKKGVTDRNIKVYTILNMAGQLDGKDLGQQDTMALLRSLKLGAGAYPKVFLIGKDGEIKLSASGDEAKSVDLKKIFDTVDALPASEKDITVPTVADTKATAAEPAAKKGEKGAKPTKPAKPSKPPEMPDD; encoded by the coding sequence ATGCTCATCAGGTCACTGACCCTGACACTCTTGCTGGCGATTGCCGGCCCCTTGTTCGCCGCTGACAACGACTCGCCCATAGCCGGGGATATGGGACGGGCCCGACCGCTGATCGTAATCGCACAAAGCACCGTCGACCCGGTGTGGGTGGGGCTGAAAAAATCGCTGGACGATCCGGCGAGCAAGAAAGGTGTGACTGATCGCAACATCAAGGTCTACACCATCCTCAATATGGCCGGTCAGCTCGATGGCAAAGACCTCGGCCAGCAAGACACCATGGCTTTGCTGCGTTCGCTGAAACTCGGTGCCGGCGCGTACCCGAAAGTGTTCCTGATCGGCAAGGACGGCGAAATCAAACTTTCGGCCTCGGGCGATGAAGCGAAGTCGGTAGACCTGAAGAAAATCTTCGACACGGTTGATGCGCTGCCGGCCAGCGAGAAAGACATCACCGTACCAACGGTCGCCGATACCAAGGCCACTGCCGCCGAACCGGCAGCCAAGAAAGGCGAGAAGGGCGCCAAGCCAACCAAACCCGCGAAACCGAGCAAGCCGCCGGAAATGCCGGATGATTGA
- the ampC gene encoding class C beta-lactamase — translation MSFINPSNVISCSAFGLFFGAAACMAATPSDEQLQALVNKSVTPVMQQQNIPGLAVAITVNGQPHYFNYGVAAKDTGQKVSENTLFEIGSVSKTFAATLAGYAQATGKLDLSTKASQIWPELKGSAFDGISVLQLGTYSAGGLPLQFPDEWDSADKMLGYYQQWKPSFPAGSQRLYSNPSLGLFGYLAAKTLGQPYDQVMSETLLPKLGLKQTFIHVPASEAKLYAQGYDKKDQPVRVTPGALDSEAYGIKTSAADLLRYVEANLKPASLEAPLQKAIAATHTGYYTVGDMTQGLGWERYAYPISLDKLQNGNSTPMAMEAHKVKWLASPQPEPANVLYNKTGATGGFGAYVAFVPSKDLGIVILANKNYPNAERVKIAHEIFSALTD, via the coding sequence ATGTCATTCATCAATCCGAGCAACGTCATTTCCTGCAGCGCTTTCGGCCTGTTTTTCGGCGCCGCAGCGTGCATGGCTGCCACGCCCAGCGACGAGCAACTGCAAGCCCTGGTGAACAAATCCGTCACCCCGGTGATGCAGCAGCAGAACATCCCCGGCCTCGCCGTGGCCATCACCGTCAACGGCCAGCCGCATTACTTTAATTACGGCGTCGCCGCCAAGGATACCGGGCAGAAAGTCAGCGAAAACACCCTATTCGAAATCGGCTCGGTGAGCAAAACCTTCGCCGCGACCCTGGCCGGCTATGCGCAGGCGACGGGCAAACTGGACCTGTCGACCAAGGCCAGCCAGATCTGGCCAGAACTCAAGGGCAGCGCCTTCGATGGCATCAGCGTGCTGCAACTGGGCACCTACAGCGCCGGCGGCCTGCCGCTGCAATTCCCTGACGAGTGGGACTCGGCGGACAAGATGCTCGGCTACTACCAACAGTGGAAACCGAGCTTCCCGGCCGGTAGCCAGCGCCTGTATTCCAACCCGAGCCTGGGCCTGTTCGGTTATCTGGCCGCCAAGACCCTCGGTCAGCCATATGATCAGGTGATGAGCGAAACCCTGCTGCCGAAACTCGGCCTCAAGCAAACCTTCATCCATGTGCCCGCGTCCGAAGCCAAGCTTTACGCCCAAGGTTACGACAAGAAAGACCAACCGGTTCGGGTCACTCCAGGCGCACTGGATTCCGAAGCCTACGGTATTAAAACCAGTGCTGCGGATCTGCTGCGGTATGTCGAGGCCAACCTGAAACCGGCCAGCCTTGAAGCGCCACTGCAAAAAGCTATCGCCGCGACCCACACCGGTTACTACACCGTTGGCGACATGACCCAAGGTCTGGGCTGGGAGCGTTACGCCTACCCGATCAGCCTCGATAAATTGCAGAACGGCAACTCGACGCCGATGGCCATGGAAGCGCATAAGGTCAAATGGCTGGCCTCGCCACAGCCTGAACCGGCCAACGTGCTCTACAACAAAACTGGCGCGACCGGAGGCTTCGGCGCCTATGTGGCGTTTGTGCCGTCGAAGGATCTGGGCATCGTGATCCTGGCGAACAAGAATTACCCGAATGCGGAACGGGTGAAGATTGCCCACGAAATATTCAGCGCCCTGACTGACTGA
- a CDS encoding LysR family transcriptional regulator codes for MIRPQLPLNALRAFEASARHLSFTRAAVELCVTQAAVSHQVKSLEAQLNVTLFKRLPRGLMLTSEGETLLPVLTTSFDHIAQMLERLAGGQYREMLTVGAVGTFAVGWLLPRLADFQAKHPLIDLRLSTNNNRVDVAAEGLDYAIRFGAGAWHGIEATRLLDAPLSVLCVPEIARQLHTPGDLLQQRLLRSYRTDEWPEWFHAAGLATHAAPPQSIVFDSSLAMMEAALQGSGVALAPPLMFARQLAADVIRQPFAIEITTGSYWLTRLQSRPETAAMTAFKNWLLQISA; via the coding sequence ATGATTCGACCTCAATTGCCGCTCAATGCACTGCGCGCGTTCGAAGCCTCGGCACGGCATCTGAGCTTTACCCGCGCCGCCGTGGAACTGTGCGTGACCCAGGCGGCGGTGAGCCATCAGGTCAAAAGCCTTGAAGCGCAGCTCAATGTCACCCTGTTCAAACGCCTGCCCCGTGGGCTGATGCTGACCAGTGAAGGGGAAACCCTGCTGCCGGTGTTGACCACGTCGTTCGATCATATCGCGCAGATGCTCGAGCGGCTGGCCGGCGGTCAGTATCGGGAAATGTTGACCGTGGGCGCCGTAGGAACCTTTGCGGTCGGTTGGCTGCTGCCGCGACTGGCAGACTTCCAGGCGAAACATCCGCTCATAGATTTGCGGCTGTCGACCAACAACAATCGTGTCGACGTCGCCGCCGAAGGTCTGGATTACGCGATTCGTTTTGGCGCCGGAGCGTGGCATGGCATCGAGGCAACGCGTCTGCTCGACGCTCCACTATCGGTACTGTGCGTACCGGAAATTGCCCGGCAGCTGCACACCCCGGGCGATCTGCTGCAACAACGCTTGCTGCGTTCCTATCGCACCGATGAGTGGCCGGAGTGGTTTCACGCCGCCGGCCTGGCCACCCACGCGGCACCGCCGCAGAGCATTGTGTTCGATTCGTCGCTGGCGATGATGGAAGCGGCGCTGCAGGGCAGCGGGGTGGCCTTGGCGCCGCCGCTGATGTTCGCCCGGCAACTGGCGGCGGACGTGATTCGCCAGCCGTTTGCGATTGAAATCACCACCGGCAGTTATTGGCTGACGCGCTTGCAGTCGCGGCCGGAGACGGCAGCGATGACGGCGTTCAAAAACTGGCTGCTACAAATCTCTGCCTGA
- a CDS encoding DMT family transporter, translating into MPSPSPLKIILAMTFVISCWAYSPTGIHIGLQAYDPGHLALLRFLLASLFMAVIAAFNGIRLPQRRDVPLLFALGFFAVSLHHVALNIGQQSVSAGASSVLAQSSPLFSTLLARYVFKDQVSVWRWGCVLLGLVGVVIVVSADRGLGQIDAHGLLILLAALSWSIYFALQKHHARRYDGFSLACYAVWSGTLLLLIYLPGLGAAVVKAPLRVQWAVLALGVFPSALAYLAWGFVLRHVDLSRATMTLYLIPPTAMGIASVGLGEQPALMVLIGAAVVLISVLALNLERRVVARTIEV; encoded by the coding sequence ATGCCGTCTCCTTCTCCCTTGAAAATCATTCTGGCCATGACCTTCGTGATCAGTTGCTGGGCCTATTCGCCGACCGGCATTCACATCGGCCTGCAGGCGTACGACCCCGGACATCTGGCGTTGCTGCGGTTTCTCCTGGCGTCGTTGTTCATGGCCGTGATCGCGGCGTTCAATGGCATTCGCCTGCCGCAACGACGCGACGTGCCGCTGTTGTTCGCCCTGGGATTTTTTGCCGTCAGCCTGCATCACGTGGCGCTGAACATCGGCCAGCAAAGCGTCAGTGCCGGCGCCTCCAGCGTACTGGCGCAGTCGAGCCCGCTGTTCAGTACGCTGCTGGCGCGTTACGTGTTCAAGGATCAGGTCAGTGTCTGGCGTTGGGGCTGCGTGTTGCTGGGACTGGTCGGCGTTGTGATCGTGGTCAGTGCCGATCGGGGCCTGGGGCAGATCGACGCGCATGGTTTGCTGATCCTGCTGGCAGCGCTGTCATGGAGCATTTATTTCGCCCTGCAAAAACATCACGCCCGACGTTATGACGGCTTTAGTCTGGCCTGTTATGCAGTGTGGTCGGGGACGCTGCTATTGCTGATTTATCTGCCGGGGCTGGGTGCGGCGGTAGTCAAAGCACCGCTTCGAGTGCAGTGGGCGGTGCTGGCGCTAGGGGTATTTCCCAGTGCACTGGCCTATCTGGCCTGGGGCTTTGTGCTCAGGCATGTGGATTTGAGCCGGGCGACGATGACGCTTTATCTGATACCGCCGACGGCGATGGGGATTGCTTCAGTGGGCCTCGGCGAGCAGCCGGCGCTGATGGTTCTGATTGGCGCGGCCGTGGTGTTGATCAGTGTGCTGGCGTTGAATCTGGAGCGGCGGGTGGTAGCGCGCACAATAGAAGTCTGA
- a CDS encoding LysR substrate-binding domain-containing protein: protein MELAQIRMFKTVADEGSIARAAEKLFCVPSNITARIKALEAELGVALFLREGRGLRISPAGQTFLAYAERILALTAEAKRAVDPAAEPSGPLRIGAIESSATGRLPRLLAKFHQRYPQVALELTTGTWGQLLDDTVSHRLDGAIVAVDVERAQLKRTPMYREELLLIASTSFGPVRDIHDLQDKTVFMWPQGCPYRAALEHWLLRQGQALPIVSLASYGAIVGCVSAGAGVALVPKGVFEQYAKGAGCVGYEFPELTAIDNLFYWHENAGVHPAREAFVEMLREEFL, encoded by the coding sequence ATGGAGCTGGCGCAGATCCGCATGTTCAAGACCGTGGCCGACGAGGGCAGCATTGCCCGCGCCGCTGAAAAATTGTTTTGTGTGCCGTCGAACATCACCGCACGGATCAAGGCGCTGGAGGCGGAACTCGGTGTGGCGCTGTTTCTGCGCGAGGGGCGCGGGCTGCGGATCAGCCCGGCGGGGCAGACGTTCCTGGCGTATGCCGAGCGGATTCTGGCGCTGACCGCCGAAGCCAAGCGCGCGGTGGATCCCGCCGCCGAACCGTCCGGCCCGCTGCGTATCGGCGCGATCGAGTCCTCGGCCACCGGGCGTTTGCCGCGCCTGTTGGCCAAGTTTCACCAGCGCTATCCGCAGGTGGCGCTGGAGTTGACCACTGGCACCTGGGGCCAATTGCTCGACGACACCGTCAGCCATCGCCTCGACGGCGCCATCGTCGCGGTGGACGTCGAGCGCGCGCAACTCAAACGCACGCCGATGTACCGCGAGGAGCTGCTGTTGATTGCTTCGACGTCGTTCGGCCCGGTGCGTGACATCCACGACTTGCAGGATAAAACCGTGTTCATGTGGCCGCAGGGTTGCCCGTATCGGGCGGCGCTGGAGCACTGGCTGTTGCGTCAGGGGCAGGCGCTGCCGATTGTCAGCCTGGCCAGTTACGGGGCGATTGTCGGTTGCGTGAGTGCTGGCGCCGGCGTGGCATTGGTGCCTAAAGGCGTGTTCGAGCAATACGCCAAAGGCGCTGGATGCGTGGGCTATGAGTTTCCCGAGCTGACGGCGATCGACAACCTGTTTTACTGGCATGAAAACGCCGGGGTGCACCCGGCGCGTGAGGCTTTTGTGGAGATGTTGCGCGAGGAATTCCTCTGA
- the yegQ gene encoding tRNA 5-hydroxyuridine modification protein YegQ, with protein sequence MKPELPLAAPELLAPAGTLKNMRYAFAYGADAVYAGQPRYSLRVRNNEFDHANLALGIREAQTQGKRFYVVVNIAPHNAKLKTFLKDLAPVIEMAPDALIMSDPGLIMLVRRHFPQMPIHLSVQANTVNWASVEFWQQQGLSRIILSRELSLEEIGEIRGQVPGMELEVFVHGALCMAYSGRCLLSGYMNKRDANQGTCTNACRWKYSAQAATENQLGEIVQTFQPEPTLGIGAPTDQVFLLQEANRPDELMPAFEDEHGTYIMNAKDLRAVQHVERLTRMGVHSLKIEGRTKSHFYCARTTQVYRRAIDDAMAGREFDRSLMTDLESLAQRGYTEGFLRRHVHDEYQNYQNGSSVSERQQFVGELTGERRDRLAEVKVKNRFALGDHLELMTPKGNFHFALHQLQNAKGEAIEVAPGDGHTVYLPIPDAVDLRFGLLMRDLTP encoded by the coding sequence ATGAAGCCAGAACTCCCCCTCGCCGCCCCGGAACTGCTCGCCCCTGCCGGCACCCTGAAGAACATGCGCTACGCCTTCGCCTACGGTGCCGATGCGGTTTACGCCGGGCAGCCGCGCTACAGCCTGCGGGTGCGCAACAACGAATTCGACCACGCCAACCTCGCCCTCGGCATTCGCGAAGCGCAGACCCAGGGCAAGCGCTTCTATGTTGTGGTCAACATCGCCCCGCACAACGCCAAACTGAAGACCTTCCTCAAGGATCTGGCACCGGTGATCGAGATGGCACCGGACGCACTGATCATGTCCGATCCGGGATTGATCATGCTGGTGCGCCGGCACTTCCCGCAGATGCCGATCCACCTCTCGGTGCAGGCCAACACGGTGAACTGGGCGAGTGTCGAGTTCTGGCAGCAACAGGGGCTGAGCCGGATCATCCTGTCGCGGGAGCTGTCGCTGGAAGAAATCGGCGAAATCCGCGGACAGGTGCCAGGCATGGAACTGGAAGTGTTCGTCCACGGCGCGCTGTGCATGGCTTACTCCGGGCGCTGCCTGCTGTCGGGCTATATGAACAAGCGCGACGCCAATCAGGGCACCTGCACCAACGCCTGCCGCTGGAAATATTCGGCGCAGGCGGCCACCGAAAATCAACTCGGCGAGATCGTGCAGACCTTCCAGCCCGAGCCGACCCTCGGTATCGGCGCGCCGACCGATCAGGTGTTCCTGCTACAGGAAGCCAATCGGCCCGATGAGTTGATGCCGGCTTTTGAGGACGAGCACGGCACTTACATCATGAACGCCAAGGATCTGCGCGCCGTGCAGCACGTCGAACGCCTGACGCGCATGGGCGTGCATTCGCTGAAGATCGAGGGCCGGACCAAATCGCACTTCTATTGCGCGCGCACCACTCAGGTCTATCGCCGGGCAATCGACGACGCGATGGCCGGGCGCGAGTTTGATCGCAGCCTGATGACCGATCTGGAATCACTGGCCCAGCGCGGCTACACCGAAGGTTTCCTGCGCCGCCATGTGCATGACGAATACCAGAATTATCAGAACGGCAGCTCGGTGTCGGAGCGTCAGCAGTTCGTTGGCGAACTCACCGGCGAGCGCCGCGACCGGTTGGCCGAGGTCAAGGTGAAGAACCGCTTTGCCCTCGGCGATCATCTGGAACTGATGACGCCCAAGGGCAATTTCCACTTCGCTCTGCACCAGTTGCAGAATGCCAAGGGGGAGGCGATTGAAGTCGCCCCCGGCGACGGGCACACGGTTTACTTGCCGATTCCGGATGCGGTGGATTTGCGCTTTGGCCTGCTGATGCGCGACCTGACTCCCTGA
- a CDS encoding cysteine hydrolase — protein sequence MADSHPTIRAMSGATPADHLPAGKSALVVIDFQNEYFSGRMPIPDGAAALAKTRELISFADSHKIPVYHVQHVAPAGSPVFAIDGETVKFHKDMQPRPQDVVLQKTTVSVFASTDLDERLKKAGINTLIISGLMTHACVAGAARDAAPLGYNVIVASDASATRAITRVNGSSIDKDSLHQAALAEVEDTFGDVMTTEQIVKLPVR from the coding sequence ATGGCTGACAGCCACCCGACCATTCGTGCGATGTCCGGCGCCACACCGGCCGATCATTTGCCGGCCGGCAAATCCGCACTGGTGGTGATCGATTTCCAGAATGAATATTTCAGTGGCCGGATGCCGATCCCGGACGGTGCCGCCGCTCTGGCGAAAACCCGTGAGCTGATCAGCTTCGCCGACAGCCACAAGATCCCGGTGTATCACGTGCAGCACGTCGCGCCGGCTGGCTCGCCGGTATTTGCCATCGATGGCGAGACCGTTAAATTTCACAAGGACATGCAGCCACGCCCGCAAGACGTGGTTCTGCAAAAGACCACGGTCAGCGTATTTGCCAGCACCGACCTTGACGAGCGCCTGAAGAAGGCCGGCATCAATACGCTGATCATTTCCGGTCTGATGACTCACGCCTGCGTCGCCGGCGCCGCGCGGGATGCTGCGCCGCTGGGTTACAACGTGATCGTCGCCTCCGACGCCTCGGCCACCCGTGCGATTACCCGCGTCAATGGCTCGTCCATCGACAAGGATTCCCTGCACCAAGCTGCACTGGCGGAAGTGGAAGACACCTTCGGTGACGTCATGACCACCGAGCAGATCGTCAAGCTGCCGGTGCGCTGA
- a CDS encoding AI-2E family transporter: MNEKNLQFKSLTVLLLLVTVAFIWILLPFYGAVFWAVILGILFAPMQRRLQQKFGWQRNLTSLCTLGICLVIAILPVIILSVLLVQEGATLYTNIESGQLDIGAYIAQFKHSLPPYFQHLLDRFGMGELNGLREKIVKASMQGSQVLASQAFSFGQGTFEFVVSFGIMLYLLFFFLRDGAELVRKIRTAVPLEENHKRRLQLKFNRVVRATVKGNLVVAVTQGALGGAIFWFLDIPSALLWAVLMGFLSLLPAVGAGIVWAPVAVYFLLSGMIWQGVVLGLFGVFVIGLVDNVLRPILVGKDTRMPDYMILISTLGGLAVFGLNGFVIGPLIAALFMSSWALFIETKPKVQLP; this comes from the coding sequence ATGAACGAAAAAAACCTGCAATTCAAATCCCTCACCGTGCTGTTGCTGTTGGTGACGGTCGCTTTCATCTGGATTCTGCTGCCGTTCTACGGCGCGGTGTTCTGGGCGGTGATCCTCGGCATCCTGTTTGCGCCGATGCAGCGCCGGTTGCAGCAAAAGTTCGGCTGGCAACGCAATCTGACTTCTCTATGCACCCTGGGCATTTGTCTGGTGATCGCGATTTTGCCGGTGATCATCCTCAGCGTGTTGTTGGTCCAGGAAGGCGCGACGCTGTACACCAACATCGAAAGTGGCCAACTGGACATCGGCGCCTATATTGCGCAGTTCAAACACAGCCTGCCGCCGTACTTCCAGCATCTGCTCGATCGCTTTGGCATGGGCGAACTCAATGGTCTGCGCGAGAAAATCGTCAAGGCGTCGATGCAGGGCAGTCAGGTGCTGGCCAGTCAGGCGTTCAGTTTCGGTCAGGGTACGTTCGAGTTCGTGGTCAGCTTCGGCATCATGCTGTACCTGCTGTTTTTCTTTCTGCGCGATGGCGCCGAGCTGGTGCGCAAGATTCGCACCGCGGTACCGCTGGAAGAGAATCACAAACGCCGTTTGCAGTTGAAATTCAATCGGGTGGTACGCGCGACGGTGAAGGGCAACCTGGTGGTGGCGGTCACTCAAGGGGCATTGGGTGGGGCGATTTTCTGGTTTCTCGACATTCCCAGCGCGTTGCTGTGGGCGGTGCTGATGGGCTTTCTGTCACTATTACCGGCGGTGGGCGCGGGGATCGTCTGGGCGCCGGTGGCGGTGTACTTCCTGCTCAGCGGGATGATCTGGCAGGGCGTAGTGCTAGGGCTGTTCGGGGTGTTCGTGATCGGCCTGGTGGACAACGTGCTGCGTCCGATTCTGGTCGGCAAGGACACGCGCATGCCGGATTACATGATCCTGATCTCGACCCTCGGCGGTCTGGCGGTGTTCGGCCTCAACGGTTTCGTGATCGGGCCGCTGATCGCGGCGCTGTTCATGTCCAGTTGGGCGTTGTTCATCGAGACCAAACCGAAAGTCCAGTTGCCTTAA
- a CDS encoding shikimate 5-dehydrogenase has protein sequence MQMNPNKDTQLCMSLSGRPGNFGLRFHNHLYEQLGLNFYYKAFSSQDLPGAVGGIRALGIRGCGVSMPFKEACIALVDELDASAAAIQSINTIVNTNGHLKAYNTDYIAIAQLLETHAVPKDSTFALRGSGGMAKAVASALRDGGYRNGLIVARNERAGRALADSLGYRWQAELGEERPQMLINVTPVGMDGGPEAGQLAFEPEVIQAAETVFDVVAIPSETPLIVRGRAEGKKVITGLEVIAIQALEQFVLYTGVRPSEEQFAAAVAFARS, from the coding sequence ATGCAGATGAATCCCAACAAAGACACCCAGCTGTGCATGTCCCTGTCCGGGCGCCCCGGGAACTTCGGTCTGCGGTTTCATAACCATTTGTATGAGCAGTTGGGCCTGAACTTCTATTACAAGGCGTTCAGCAGTCAGGATCTGCCGGGGGCCGTCGGCGGGATTCGTGCGCTGGGGATTCGCGGTTGCGGTGTGTCGATGCCGTTCAAAGAAGCGTGCATCGCGCTGGTCGATGAACTGGATGCGTCGGCGGCGGCGATCCAGTCGATCAACACCATCGTCAACACCAACGGCCACCTCAAGGCCTACAACACCGACTACATCGCCATCGCGCAATTGCTGGAAACCCACGCGGTGCCGAAGGATTCGACGTTCGCCCTGCGCGGCAGCGGCGGCATGGCCAAAGCGGTGGCCAGTGCCTTGCGCGATGGTGGTTACAGGAATGGGTTGATCGTTGCGCGCAATGAGCGTGCCGGACGGGCGTTGGCGGATTCGCTGGGCTATCGCTGGCAGGCGGAGCTGGGCGAAGAGCGGCCGCAGATGCTGATCAACGTCACCCCGGTGGGCATGGACGGCGGCCCGGAGGCCGGGCAACTGGCGTTCGAGCCTGAAGTGATCCAGGCTGCCGAGACCGTATTCGATGTGGTGGCGATTCCGTCGGAGACACCGCTGATCGTGCGGGGCCGGGCCGAGGGTAAAAAGGTCATCACCGGGCTTGAGGTCATTGCGATCCAGGCGCTGGAGCAGTTTGTGCTGTACACGGGCGTGCGGCCGAGTGAGGAGCAGTTTGCGGCGGCGGTGGCGTTTGCTCGCAGCTGA
- a CDS encoding cupin domain-containing protein: MHPPILNLHQVELEPLPEALAPEGETAGRYQQRMARIGQHLGAQKLGYRLYALPPGMRGSPFHSHRVNEEMFYVVAGEGEVRLGAERFPIRAGDVIACPPGGPETAHQIINTSDAELRYLAVSTQQQPDICEYPDSNKYAVMDNFKVDAEGNTSGFVAVARLADGVDYWEGE, encoded by the coding sequence ATGCATCCGCCCATCCTCAACCTGCACCAGGTCGAACTCGAACCCCTGCCCGAAGCCCTGGCCCCGGAAGGCGAAACCGCTGGCCGCTATCAACAACGCATGGCCCGCATCGGCCAGCATCTCGGCGCACAGAAGCTCGGTTATCGGCTCTATGCCCTGCCGCCGGGCATGCGCGGCAGTCCGTTTCACAGCCATCGGGTCAACGAAGAGATGTTCTACGTGGTAGCCGGGGAGGGCGAGGTGCGACTGGGGGCCGAGCGCTTTCCAATCCGCGCAGGCGACGTGATTGCCTGCCCGCCGGGCGGCCCGGAAACCGCGCATCAGATCATCAATACCAGCGACGCGGAGCTGCGTTACCTCGCGGTCAGCACCCAGCAGCAACCGGATATCTGTGAGTACCCGGACTCCAACAAATACGCGGTGATGGACAACTTCAAGGTTGATGCCGAGGGCAATACGTCAGGTTTTGTTGCCGTGGCGCGGCTGGCGGACGGGGTGGATTACTGGGAGGGTGAATAA